The Raphanus sativus cultivar WK10039 chromosome 2, ASM80110v3, whole genome shotgun sequence genome includes a region encoding these proteins:
- the LOC108816726 gene encoding cell division cycle 20.2, cofactor of APC complex — MDAGMNTSTHLKAQARCPLQEHFLPRKSSKENLDRFIPNRSAMDFDYAHFALTEGRNGKVQAATEAVSSPSREAYRKQLAETMNLNHTRILAFRNKPQAPVQLLPTDHSASLHQQPKSVKPRRYIPQTSERTLDAPDIVDDFYLNLLDWGSANVLAIALGHTVYLWDASTGSTSELVTIDEEKGPVTSINWAPDGRHVAVGLNNSEVQLWDSASNRQLRTLKGGHQSRVGSMAWNNHILTTGGMDGQIVNNDVRIRSHVVETYSGHTQEVCGLKWSGSGQQLASGGNDNVVHIWDRSVASSNSTTQYLHRLEEHTSAVKALAWCPFQANLLATGGGGGDRTIKFWNTHTGACLNSVDTGSQVCSLLWSKNERELLSSHGFTQNQLTLWKYPSMVKMAELTGHTSRVLYMAQSPDGCTVASAAGDETLRFWNVFGVPETAKKAAPKATHEPFSHVNRIR, encoded by the exons ATGGATGCAGGTATGAACACATCTACGCACTTGAAGGCTCAAGCTCGGTGCCCTCTTCAAGAACACTTTCTTCCCAGGAAAAGTTCCAAGGAAAAT CTTGACAGATTCATacccaacagatcagctatggATTTCGACTATGCTCATTTCGCCCTTACCGAAGGTAGGAACGGGAAAGTTCAGGCAGCAACAGAAGCGGTAAGCTCACCATCCAGAGAGGCCTACAGGAAGCAACTCGCTGAGACGATGAATCTGAACCACACTCGGATTCTCGCCTTTAGGAACAAACCTCAAGCTCCTGTCCAGTTGCTTCCCACCGACCACTCTGCTTCTCTTCACCAGCAACCCAAATCCGTTAAGCCTCGCAGATACATTCCTCAG ACTTCTGAGAGGACATTGGATGCACCTGACATTGTGGACGACTTTTACCTCAACTTGCTTGACTGGGGCAGTGCTAATGTCCTAGCCATTGCGTTGGGACACACTGTTTATCTGTGGGATGCTTCCACTGGGTCCACTTCTGAGCTTGTCACTATTGATGAGGAGAAAGGACCGGTCACAAGTATCAACTGGGCACCTGATGGTCGTCATGTTGCAGTTGGGCTCAACAACTCTGAGGTCCAGCTGTGGGATTCTGCATCCAACCGTCAA CTGAGAACATTGAAGGGTGGCCACCAGTCTAGAGTAGGATCAATGGCGTGGAACAATCACATCCTGACAACGGGAGGTATGGATGGACAGATCGTCAACAACGACGTGCGAATCAGATCACACGTTGTGGAAACTTACAGCGGTCACACTCAAGAGGTTTGCGGGCTAAAGTGGTCAGGATCCGGACAGCAACTAGCAAGTGGCGGCAACGACAATGTTGTGCACATATGGGATCGTTCTGTCGCCTCCTCAAACTCGACCACTCAATATTTGCACAGGCTTGAAGAACATACATCTGCAGTTAAAGCCCTAGCCTGGTGCCCTTTCCAAGCGAATCTGCTTGCaactggtggtggtggaggagataGGACGATAAAGTTCTGGAACACTCACACAGGAGCTTGCTTGAATTCAGTAGACACTGGCTCCCAAGTTTGTTCGTTGCTGTGGAGCAAGAATGAAAGAGAGTTGCTTAGCTCACACGGGTTTACACAGAATCAGCTTACGTTGTGGAAGTACCCTTCTATGGTGAAAATGGCTGAGCTCACTGGTCATACGTCAAGAGTCCTATACATGGCCCAG AGTCCAGATGGTTGTACCGTAGCTTCAGCAGCAGGAGATGAAACTCTGAGGTTCTGGAATGTTTTTGGAGTGCCAGAGACCGCCAAGAAAGCTGCTCCAAAAGCAACTCATGAGCCGTTTTCTCATGTGAACCGTATTCGTTGA
- the LOC130498497 gene encoding uncharacterized protein LOC130498497 isoform X1, whose protein sequence is MSSNEQLLALASTNKELPDIDSKLSAIRSTITYGPYGSHRVMCNGDSAHGRVICNRNATLCRFRRLLAVEYGKDCATFVVFDTEMSKLTKTKPATLALEERQQVPKAPPPSDRISGR, encoded by the exons ATGAGCAG CAACGAGCAGCTTCTGGCGTTGGCAAGTACCAACAAAGAACTACCAG ATATTGATAGTAAATTAAGTGCGATCAGGAGCACAATCACATACGGTCCCTACGGATCCCATCGTGTAATGTGTAATGGTGACTCTGCGCATGGAAGGGTAATCTGTAACCGTAATGCTACTTTATGCAGGTTTCGTCGATTACTGGCCGTTGAATATGGCAAAGATTGTGCCACTTTTGTGGTCTTTGATACCGAGATGTCTAAACTCACCAAAACGAAACCAGCTACACTAGCTCTGGAGGAG CGGCAGCAAGTACCTAAGGCTCCACCACCTTCAGATCGCATCTCGGGGAGGTAA
- the LOC130498497 gene encoding uncharacterized protein LOC130498497 isoform X2, translating into MQSNMLLPDEQQRAASGVGKYQQRTTRFRRLLAVEYGKDCATFVVFDTEMSKLTKTKPATLALEERQQVPKAPPPSDRISGR; encoded by the exons ATGCAGTCAAACATGCTTCTTCCCGATGAGCAG CAACGAGCAGCTTCTGGCGTTGGCAAGTACCAACAAAGAACTACCAG GTTTCGTCGATTACTGGCCGTTGAATATGGCAAAGATTGTGCCACTTTTGTGGTCTTTGATACCGAGATGTCTAAACTCACCAAAACGAAACCAGCTACACTAGCTCTGGAGGAG CGGCAGCAAGTACCTAAGGCTCCACCACCTTCAGATCGCATCTCGGGGAGGTAA
- the LOC108842580 gene encoding probable disease resistance protein At4g33300: MAVTDFFAGEIATELLKQLIFISAKAWKYKSIADRLIILIETIQPTIHEIQYSGVELPPHRQAQIGMLVSTLEKGNKLTEKVLSSRRWNMYRQFTLAKKMEKLEKTISDFMKNQILTHILADVHQLRANADVRFDKVERSLTGLEEQLGSMKIGGGGMIRDAMKMAEATMEIETSDDCEKFGVGLEIGKRKVKKMMFAAEGGGLFGISGMGGVGKTTLARDLERDGEVRCYFEDRILFLTVSQSPIVEELRTRIWGFLTGCEGVNHVPDWNLQYNGGVKTKKLVILDDVWTRKALDSLTSNLPSCTILVVSRSKLADPNATYDVEVLREDEAISLFCLCAFGQKTVPPGFDKDLVKKVAGECKGLPLALKVTGASLKDRHEVYWKGALLRLSKGEPADETHETRLLHHMEASLTDLDETTRECFLDLGAFPEDRKIPVDILINMWIEIHDLDEAVAFATLVDLSHKNLLTLGKDPRLGSTYASYYDVFVTQHDVLRDLALHLSNKGKVNRRERLLMPKREKELPNTWGKNCDEPYNAQIVSIHTWEMDDMDWSDFDMDFPKAEILMLNFSSDKYVLPPFLSKMPRLKVLVIINNGMSPAVLHDFSMFANLSKLRSLWLERVHVPELYNTTVPMKHLHKMSLILCKINNSFDQTGVDVSSIFPKLGDLTIDHCDDLVTLPSSICGMTSLNSLSITNCPRLSELPKNLSKLQALEILRLYACPELKALPDEICELPQLKYLDISQCVSLSCLPEDIGKLKTLEKIDMRECYISGGVRSAVSLECLRHVICDKDVAFIWEEVERAVPGLKIEAAEKCFSLDWLDE, from the exons ATGGCAGTCACCGATTTCTTCGCCGGCGAAATAGCCACCGAGCTTCTCAAACAGCTCATCTTCATATCCGCCAAAGCATGGAAATACAAAAGCATCGCCGACAGACTCATCATCCTCATCGAGACCATCCAGCCCACGATCCACGAGATCCAGTACAGCGGCGTGGAGCTTCCTCCTCACCGCCAAGCTCAAATCGGCATGCTCGTCAGCACCCTGGAGAAAGGCAACAAACTCACGGAGAAAGTCCTGAGCTCCCGCCGGTGGAACATGTACAGACAGTTCACCCTCgcgaagaagatggagaagctCGAGAAGACGATCTCCGATTTCATGAAGAATCAGATACTGACTCATATCTTAGCCGACGTCCATCAGCTCCGGGCCAACGCGGATGTGAGGTTCGATAAGGTCGAGAGGAGCCTCACTGGCCTCGAGGAGCAGTTGGGTTCGATGAAGATCGGAGGAGGAGGGATGATAAGGGATGCGATGAAGATGGCTGAGGCTACGATGGAGATTGAGACGAGCGATGACTGTGAGAAGTTTGGGGTTGGGTTGGAGATTGGTAAGAGGAaggtgaagaagatgatgttcgCCGCTGAAGGAGGAGGGCTTTTTGGGATTAGTGGTATGGGTGGTGTTGGTAAGACCACTCTTGCTAGAGACCTTGAACGTGACGGTGAAGTCCGAT GTTACTTTGAGGACAGGATTTTGTTTCTGACTGTATCACAATCTCCGATTGTTGAGGAGCTGAGGACACGTATATGGGGTTTTTTGACTGGTTGTGAAGGTGTAAACCATGTTCCAGACTGGAATTTACAGTATAACGGTGGGGTTAAAACAAAGAAGCTGGTGATTCTTGATGATGTTTGGACAAGAAAAGCTTTGGACAGCTTGACTTCTAACCTTCCTAGTTGCACAATTCTTGTGGTCTCACGGTCAAAACTCGCAGATCCTAATGCTACTTATGATGTGGAAGTACTAAGGGAAGATGAAGCTATCTCTCTCTTCTGTCTCTGTGCGTTTGGTCAGAAAACTGTTCCTCCTGGTTTCGATAAGGACCTTGTTAAGAAG GTTGCTGGTGAATGTAAAGGTCTACCTTTGGCTCTCAAAGTTACTGGCGCTTCACTAAAAGACCGGCATGAAGTGTATTGGAAGGGCGCATTGCTGAGGTTATCAAAAGGTGAACCTGCTGATGAAACTCACGAGACTAGATTGCTTCATCACATGGAAGCTAGTCTAACAGATCTAGACGAAACAACCAGAGAGTGTTTCTTGGATCTTGGCGCATTCCCTGAAGACAGGAAGATTCCTGTTGATATCCTCATCAACATGTGGATTGAGATACATGATCTAGACGAGGCAGTTGCTTTTGCCACTCTTGTTGATTTGTCACACAAGAATCTCCTTACTCTTGGGAAAGATCCACG GCTTGGCTCTACGTATGCAAGCTACTATGATGTATTTGTGACACAGCATGATGTTCTGCGAGACTTGGCACTTCATTTATCCAACAAAGGCAAAGTTAACAGAAGAGAGCGCTTGCTGATgccaaaaagagagaaagagcttCCAAACACATGGGGAAAGAACTGTGATGAGCCATACAATGCTCAGATAGTCTCTATTCATACAT GGGAAATGGATGACATGGACTGGTCTGACTTCGACATGGACTTCCCTAAGGCAGAGATCCTGATGCTGAATTTCTCTTCGGACAAGTACGTTCTGCCTCCTTTCCTCAGCAAGATGCCCCGGCTTAAGGTCCTCGTGATCATCAACAACGGCATGTCCCCTGCGGTTCTCCATGACTTTTCAATGTTTGCCAATTTGTCGAAACTAAGGAGTCTCTGGCTCGAGAGAGTTCACGTCCCTGAGCTCTACAACACAACAGTTCCCATGAAACATCTCCACAAGATGTCTCTCATTCTCTGCAAGATCAATAACAGTTTTGATCAGACTGGAGTCGACGTCTCCAGTATCTTCCCGAAGCTGGGAGATCTGACGATAGATCACTGTGATGACCTCGTGACACTGCCTTCAAGCATCTGCGGTATGACCTCTCTCAACTCGTTAAGCATAACAAACTGTCCACGCCTCAGTGAATTGCCTAAGAACCTAAGCAAGCTACAAGCTCTCGAAATTCTGAGGCTATATGCTTGTCCTGAGCTAAAGGCGTTGCCTGATGAGATCTGTGAGCTTCCTCAGCTTAAGTACCTCGACATCTCGCAGTGTGTTAGCCTGAGTTGTCTTCCGGAGGATATAGGGAAGCTAAAGACGCTCGAGAAGATCGATATGAGAGAGTGCTATATCTCTGGTGGAGTGAGGTCGGCTGTTTCGTTGGAGTGTCTACGTCATGTGATTTGCGATAAGGACGTAGCGTTTATATGGGAAGAAGTTGAGAGGGCTGTTCCGGGGTTAAAGATTGAAGCTGCTGAGAAATGTTTCAGCTTAGATTGGCTCGATGAGTAA